A single genomic interval of Amycolatopsis albispora harbors:
- a CDS encoding ROK family protein, which translates to MLTRDDCSSAGHLLWLVRTGRASTRAELQEQTGLARSTVGQRLDALRAAGFLRTGGVGGSTGGRPPLKLEFNDRHGVVLTADLGATHARLGVFDLAGTSLAESLTPLRIADGPEPVLNWVEGELDALLAQAGFTRPEVRGIGVSVPGPVEFESGTVRQPPIMPGWDGFPISRHLGRRFGVPVVVDNDANAMAFGEHMSRSPDCPSLVLVKVATGIGAGLVLGGRLYRGIDGGAGDLGHIRVDASSTARCMCGAQGCLAALASGAALADRLTAAGVPASSSREFVEHVAAGSPEAAALAREAGQLVGEVLSTVVCLVNPQVLVLAGDLAETQFVTGVRELLYQRALPRATRNLKVVTSDLGDRAGVLGLRAMVVESVYSPEAVDRALEA; encoded by the coding sequence GTGCTGACAAGGGATGACTGCTCGTCCGCCGGCCACCTGCTGTGGCTGGTGCGGACCGGCCGGGCGAGCACGCGCGCCGAACTGCAGGAGCAGACCGGGCTCGCGCGCTCGACGGTGGGCCAGCGCCTCGACGCCCTGCGCGCGGCCGGGTTCCTGCGCACCGGCGGGGTCGGCGGCTCGACCGGCGGGCGGCCGCCGCTGAAGCTGGAGTTCAACGACCGCCACGGTGTCGTGCTGACCGCCGACCTCGGCGCCACGCACGCGCGGCTCGGTGTGTTCGACCTCGCGGGGACGTCGCTGGCCGAGTCGCTGACGCCGCTGCGCATCGCCGACGGCCCGGAGCCGGTGCTGAACTGGGTGGAAGGCGAACTGGACGCGCTGCTGGCACAGGCCGGGTTCACCAGGCCGGAAGTACGGGGCATCGGGGTCAGCGTGCCGGGGCCGGTCGAGTTCGAATCGGGCACCGTGCGGCAGCCGCCGATCATGCCCGGGTGGGACGGTTTCCCCATTTCGCGGCACCTCGGCCGCCGCTTCGGCGTGCCGGTGGTGGTGGACAACGACGCGAACGCGATGGCCTTCGGTGAGCACATGAGCCGGTCGCCGGACTGCCCGTCGCTGGTGCTGGTGAAGGTCGCCACCGGCATCGGCGCGGGGCTGGTGCTCGGCGGCAGGCTGTACCGCGGCATCGACGGCGGGGCGGGCGACCTCGGGCACATCCGGGTGGACGCCTCCTCGACCGCGCGCTGCATGTGCGGGGCGCAGGGCTGCCTCGCCGCGCTGGCCAGCGGCGCGGCGCTCGCCGACCGGCTCACCGCGGCGGGCGTGCCCGCGTCGTCCAGCCGGGAGTTCGTCGAGCACGTCGCGGCCGGTTCCCCCGAAGCGGCCGCGCTGGCGCGTGAGGCCGGGCAGCTGGTGGGGGAGGTGCTGAGCACAGTGGTGTGCCTGGTCAACCCGCAGGTCCTGGTGCTGGCGGGCGACCTGGCCGAGACGCAGTTCGTCACCGGGGTGCGCGAGCTGCTCTACCAGCGCGCGCTGCCGCGGGCCACGCGCAACCTGAAGGTGGTGACCAGCGACCTCGGCGACCGGGCCGGCGTGCTCGGCCTGCGCGCGATGGTGGTCGAGTCGGTGTACTCACCCGAAGCGGTGGACCGCGCGCTCGAAGCTTGA
- a CDS encoding ABC transporter substrate-binding protein, giving the protein MRWSFRAVALVLSVVLGGTLLTGCGTAPGQSPALVVWSLENLTDRFQATQRIAARFTEATGIPVELVAVDENQFSQLVMSSAAAGKLPDVIGALPLTATWQLAGNELLDTAASQEIVRALGPETFSRRALELTSDGGGQLAVPSDGWAQILVYRKDLFAAAGLAPPDTYDRITEAARRLDQGDRAGISMATAANDAATGQAFEGLAVGNGCELVGDDGGIALDSGPCRTTFDFVGDVVGNHSPPGAQDIDSTRATYFAGRSAMIVWSSFLLDELGGLRDDALPACPECAADPGFLARNSGVVSAIAGPDGTEPKQYGELTSWTVQVGAKREEAKKFVEFMMGEQAYPEWLAMAPEGKIPARRGTAAEPEKFARAWENFPAGVDTKRPLAEIYPPETIVALRESPERFARWGFEQGQGVLVGATAGEMPVPKAVDAMLGGSPPGEAAEEAAEEIRSIQTSLK; this is encoded by the coding sequence ATGCGATGGAGCTTCCGGGCGGTGGCGTTGGTGCTCAGCGTGGTGCTGGGCGGGACGCTGCTCACGGGGTGCGGGACGGCGCCGGGGCAGAGCCCGGCCTTGGTGGTGTGGAGCCTGGAGAACCTGACCGACCGGTTCCAGGCCACGCAGCGGATCGCGGCGCGGTTCACCGAGGCGACCGGCATCCCGGTCGAGCTGGTGGCGGTCGACGAGAACCAGTTCAGCCAGCTGGTGATGTCCTCGGCCGCGGCGGGCAAGCTGCCCGACGTGATCGGCGCGCTGCCGCTGACCGCGACCTGGCAGCTGGCGGGCAACGAGCTGCTCGACACCGCCGCGAGCCAGGAGATCGTGCGGGCGCTCGGCCCGGAGACCTTCTCCCGGCGCGCACTCGAACTCACCAGCGACGGGGGCGGTCAGCTCGCCGTGCCGTCGGACGGCTGGGCGCAGATCCTGGTCTACCGCAAGGATCTTTTCGCCGCCGCCGGGCTCGCCCCGCCGGACACCTACGACCGGATCACCGAGGCCGCGCGCCGGCTCGACCAGGGCGACCGGGCCGGGATCTCGATGGCCACCGCGGCGAACGACGCGGCCACCGGGCAGGCGTTCGAAGGGCTCGCCGTCGGCAACGGCTGCGAACTCGTCGGTGACGACGGCGGCATCGCGCTCGACAGCGGGCCGTGCCGCACGACCTTCGACTTCGTCGGCGACGTCGTGGGGAACCATTCGCCGCCGGGCGCGCAGGACATCGACAGCACCCGCGCCACCTACTTCGCCGGGCGGTCCGCGATGATCGTGTGGTCGTCCTTCCTGCTCGACGAACTCGGCGGCCTGCGTGACGACGCGCTGCCCGCCTGCCCGGAATGCGCCGCCGATCCCGGCTTCCTGGCGCGCAACAGCGGCGTGGTCAGCGCGATCGCCGGACCGGACGGCACCGAGCCGAAGCAGTACGGCGAACTGACCTCGTGGACCGTGCAGGTCGGCGCGAAACGCGAGGAGGCCAAGAAGTTCGTCGAGTTCATGATGGGGGAGCAGGCCTATCCGGAGTGGCTGGCGATGGCGCCGGAAGGCAAGATCCCGGCGCGCCGCGGGACCGCCGCCGAGCCGGAGAAGTTCGCCAGGGCGTGGGAAAACTTCCCGGCCGGGGTGGACACCAAGCGCCCGCTCGCCGAGATCTACCCGCCGGAGACCATCGTCGCGCTGCGGGAGAGCCCGGAACGCTTCGCCCGCTGGGGATTCGAGCAGGGGCAGGGCGTGCTGGTCGGCGCGACCGCCGGGGAGATGCCGGTGCCGAAGGCGGTGGACGCGATGCTCGGCGGCAGCCCGCCGGGTGAGGCCGCCGAAGAGGCCGCGGAGGAGATCCGCTCGATCCAGACCTCCCTGAAGTGA
- a CDS encoding carbohydrate ABC transporter permease: MNRDTFETRLFRVLRWVVLAGLALATLFPFYYMIVLSIRPIEDLLRDPGALWVSVSQWTTSTYEEVLSPEDAGGQGMLGLLVNSALVSLGTVVLTLLVSIPGSYAVSRLRFFGHRQVHFLFLAVYLFPAILLAVPLFVLFTKLGLRDSLVGLTIVYVAQTIPVSIYMLRNYLSTIPESIEEAAAIDGCSRGQVLWRVTVPLAAPAIMANALYVFMIAWNEFLFALLFLVADREKWTVSLGLAQLAGGIEVPKTVLMAGSVVLTIPIVLLFYAAERMLTEGLTSGADKG, from the coding sequence GTGAACCGGGATACCTTCGAAACCAGGCTGTTCCGCGTCCTGCGGTGGGTGGTGCTCGCCGGGCTCGCGCTGGCCACGCTGTTCCCCTTCTACTACATGATCGTGCTGTCGATCCGGCCGATCGAGGACCTGCTGCGTGATCCGGGCGCGTTGTGGGTGAGCGTTTCGCAGTGGACCACCTCGACCTACGAGGAAGTGCTGTCGCCAGAGGACGCCGGCGGGCAGGGCATGCTCGGGCTGCTGGTCAATTCGGCGCTGGTGTCGCTGGGCACGGTGGTGCTGACGCTGCTGGTGTCCATCCCGGGTTCGTACGCGGTGAGCCGGCTGCGGTTCTTCGGGCACCGGCAGGTCCACTTCCTGTTCCTGGCGGTCTACCTGTTCCCGGCGATCCTGCTCGCGGTCCCGCTGTTCGTCCTGTTCACCAAGCTGGGCCTGCGCGATTCGCTGGTCGGGCTGACCATCGTCTACGTGGCGCAGACCATCCCGGTCTCGATCTACATGCTGCGCAACTACCTGAGCACCATTCCGGAGAGCATCGAGGAAGCCGCCGCGATCGACGGCTGCTCGCGCGGCCAGGTGCTGTGGCGGGTCACCGTGCCGCTGGCCGCTCCGGCGATCATGGCCAACGCACTGTACGTTTTCATGATCGCATGGAACGAGTTCCTGTTCGCCCTGCTGTTCCTGGTGGCCGACCGGGAGAAGTGGACGGTCTCGCTCGGCCTGGCGCAGCTCGCCGGTGGCATCGAGGTGCCGAAGACCGTGCTGATGGCCGGGTCGGTGGTGCTGACCATTCCGATCGTGCTGCTGTTCTACGCGGCGGAACGGATGCTGACCGAAGGGCTCACCAGCGGTGCTGACAAGGGATGA
- a CDS encoding sugar phosphate isomerase/epimerase family protein yields MPRFGCQEQLLPGETLERKWEFALAAGYHAIELRGRGDYALLDRLPELRRAAASGVVMPTVCVEMSHFFGAFDPELRADAIAQLKSQLSVVAELGGQGVMTPASYGMFSRRLPPFEPPRSEAEDREVLLAGLTELGEHAATEGVHLYLEPLNRYEDHMVNRLAQAAELIEETGLDSIRIAADTYHMNIEEDDPVTALTRAGHHVGHVHASESNRAQPGTGHVDWPGVLGALTAIGYSGYLTLECRPRGEPAEALRSVPAFLRRAA; encoded by the coding sequence GTGCCCCGATTCGGCTGTCAGGAACAGTTGCTGCCAGGAGAGACGCTGGAGCGGAAGTGGGAGTTCGCGCTGGCGGCCGGCTACCACGCGATCGAACTGCGCGGCCGGGGTGACTACGCGCTGCTCGACCGGCTGCCCGAGCTGCGGCGCGCGGCCGCGTCCGGGGTGGTCATGCCGACCGTCTGCGTGGAGATGTCCCACTTCTTCGGCGCCTTCGACCCGGAACTGCGGGCGGACGCGATCGCGCAGCTCAAGTCGCAGCTGTCGGTGGTCGCCGAACTCGGCGGGCAGGGCGTGATGACCCCGGCGTCCTACGGCATGTTCTCGCGCCGCCTGCCGCCGTTCGAACCACCGCGCAGCGAAGCGGAGGATCGCGAAGTGCTGCTCGCCGGGCTGACCGAACTCGGCGAGCACGCCGCCACCGAGGGCGTGCACCTGTACCTCGAACCGCTCAACCGCTACGAGGACCACATGGTCAACCGGCTCGCGCAGGCCGCCGAGCTGATCGAGGAAACCGGGCTGGACTCGATCCGGATCGCCGCCGACACCTACCACATGAACATCGAGGAGGACGATCCCGTCACCGCGCTGACCAGGGCCGGGCACCACGTCGGGCACGTCCACGCCAGCGAGTCGAACCGCGCCCAGCCGGGCACCGGGCACGTCGACTGGCCCGGGGTGCTCGGCGCGCTGACCGCCATCGGCTACTCGGGGTACCTGACCCTGGAATGCCGTCCGCGCGGGGAACCCGCCGAGGCGCTGCGCTCGGTGCCCGCGTTCCTGCGGCGGGCCGCGTGA
- a CDS encoding carbohydrate ABC transporter permease encodes MKKGSLRQQENRAGLAMISPTLLVVLAVVVLPMLWTLVLAFQRIRLINVRDTGLFERYTLQNFVSVFGSPGFWSSVATTLVYAIGGTVLSLALGLVAALALRKPFRGRGFLRGAMLLPYVAPVVAVAFVWEVMLSPQYGIVNEWGARLFGWDRPIAFLTQREATISLLGMDIPVPVALLTVIVFEGWRYFPFAFLFLLARLQAIPGELEEAARVDGATPTQRFRHILLPQLAGVIALLAMLRFVMNFTKFDDVYLLTGGGAGTDVASVRVYDFITARFDVGAASAQALALAAVLLVFLAVYLKFFAPKPEDKA; translated from the coding sequence GTGAAGAAGGGGAGCCTGCGGCAGCAGGAAAACCGCGCCGGGCTGGCGATGATCTCGCCGACCCTGCTGGTGGTGCTGGCCGTGGTGGTGCTGCCGATGCTGTGGACGCTGGTGCTCGCCTTCCAGCGCATCCGGCTGATCAACGTCCGCGACACCGGCCTGTTCGAGCGGTACACGCTGCAGAACTTCGTCAGCGTGTTCGGCTCGCCCGGGTTCTGGAGTTCGGTGGCGACCACGCTGGTCTACGCGATCGGCGGCACGGTGCTGTCGCTCGCGCTCGGCCTGGTCGCCGCGCTCGCGCTGCGGAAACCCTTCCGCGGCCGGGGTTTCCTGCGCGGGGCGATGCTGCTGCCGTACGTCGCGCCGGTGGTCGCGGTCGCCTTCGTCTGGGAGGTGATGCTCAGCCCGCAGTACGGCATCGTCAACGAATGGGGAGCCCGGCTGTTCGGCTGGGACCGGCCGATCGCCTTCCTCACCCAGCGCGAGGCCACGATTTCCCTGCTGGGCATGGACATCCCGGTCCCGGTCGCGCTGCTCACGGTGATCGTCTTCGAGGGCTGGCGGTACTTCCCGTTCGCCTTCCTGTTCCTGCTCGCGCGGCTGCAGGCGATCCCGGGTGAGCTGGAGGAGGCGGCCAGGGTGGACGGCGCCACGCCGACCCAGCGCTTCCGGCACATCCTGCTGCCGCAGCTGGCCGGGGTGATCGCGTTGCTGGCGATGCTCCGGTTCGTGATGAACTTCACCAAGTTCGACGACGTGTACCTGCTCACCGGCGGTGGCGCGGGCACGGATGTGGCCAGCGTGCGGGTCTACGACTTCATCACCGCGCGCTTCGACGTCGGTGCCGCCTCGGCGCAGGCGCTCGCGCTGGCCGCGGTGCTGCTGGTGTTCCTCGCGGTGTACCTGAAGTTCTTCGCCCCGAAACCGGAGGACAAGGCGTGA
- a CDS encoding zinc-binding dehydrogenase, which translates to MPGAVRVVQFTGPRQVELAEVPAEPLGEDQVRVRTRFSGISAGTELTAYRGTNPYLTRRWNAGLRLFTSDADVPGLRYPVAGWGYSEAGEVVEAAPGTGFAAGDQVWGIWGHRSEAVVPAEKLRPVPDGLDPLAASFARVGAVALNAILAADLHLGEVVAIFGQGVIGLLATQMARRSGAEVIAVDGLAPRRAEALKAGAVRAFDPAGEPVAEGVREYTGGAGADVAIELSGVYPALHEAIRTVTTGGRVVAAGFYQDEGLGLRLGEEFHHNRVELVSSQIGGVSARLSGRWDQARLNETFLRLSARGALDPVSLVTHRLPPSHAGEAYRLLDTDPGAALQIVLDFDQE; encoded by the coding sequence TTGCCCGGCGCCGTGCGAGTTGTCCAGTTCACCGGCCCGCGCCAGGTCGAACTGGCCGAGGTCCCGGCCGAGCCGCTCGGCGAGGACCAGGTCCGCGTGCGCACCCGGTTCTCCGGCATCTCGGCGGGCACCGAGCTGACCGCCTACCGCGGCACGAACCCGTACCTGACCCGCCGGTGGAACGCCGGGCTGCGGTTGTTCACCTCGGACGCCGACGTGCCCGGACTGCGGTACCCCGTCGCCGGCTGGGGTTACTCGGAAGCCGGTGAGGTGGTCGAAGCCGCGCCGGGCACCGGATTCGCGGCGGGTGACCAGGTCTGGGGCATCTGGGGACATCGCAGCGAAGCCGTGGTACCCGCGGAAAAGCTGCGGCCGGTACCCGACGGCCTCGACCCGCTGGCGGCCTCGTTCGCCAGGGTGGGCGCGGTCGCGCTCAACGCCATCCTGGCCGCGGACCTGCACCTCGGCGAGGTGGTGGCGATCTTCGGCCAGGGCGTGATCGGCCTGCTGGCCACGCAGATGGCACGGCGGAGCGGAGCCGAGGTGATCGCGGTGGACGGGCTCGCGCCCCGGCGCGCGGAGGCGCTCAAGGCCGGGGCCGTGCGCGCGTTCGACCCGGCTGGTGAGCCGGTCGCGGAAGGCGTGCGGGAGTACACCGGCGGTGCGGGCGCGGACGTCGCGATCGAGCTGAGCGGGGTGTACCCGGCGCTGCACGAGGCGATCCGCACGGTCACCACCGGCGGCCGGGTGGTCGCCGCCGGGTTCTACCAGGACGAAGGCCTCGGGCTGCGGCTCGGTGAGGAGTTCCACCACAACCGCGTCGAGCTGGTCAGCTCCCAGATCGGCGGGGTGAGCGCGCGGCTGTCCGGGCGCTGGGACCAGGCGCGGCTGAACGAGACCTTCCTGCGGCTGAGCGCGCGGGGCGCGCTCGACCCGGTTTCGCTGGTCACCCACCGGCTCCCGCCGTCGCACGCGGGCGAGGCCTACCGGCTGCTCGACACCGATCCCGGTGCCGCGCTGCAGATCGTGCTCGATTTCGACCAGGAGTGA